A single genomic interval of Bradyrhizobium sp. CCBAU 53338 harbors:
- a CDS encoding ABC transporter ATP-binding protein, with the protein MPLLEAAGIRKIFGKLTAVDGAALTVRENEFHGLIGPNGSGKSTLMKCIAGAEVPTQGKVRFINTDITTFTPTERARAGMSLKFQITSVLPSLTLYDNILLALQGHCSLFDLVFSRSRRQLHDQVMMMLTQFRLADRAFDAAAALSHGQQQWLEIAMALAGKPRLLLLDEPTGGMSLEERRVTGELLRPIKEHCSLVIVEHDLDFIRDICDRLTVLDQGRVLATGSVAEIQADKSVQEIYLRRA; encoded by the coding sequence ATGCCGCTTCTTGAAGCTGCAGGCATTCGAAAGATCTTCGGCAAGCTCACGGCAGTCGACGGTGCGGCGCTCACCGTCCGCGAGAACGAGTTCCACGGGTTGATCGGGCCGAACGGCTCGGGGAAAAGCACGCTGATGAAGTGCATCGCGGGGGCGGAGGTACCGACGCAAGGCAAAGTCCGATTCATCAACACTGATATTACCACATTCACCCCCACCGAGCGCGCGCGCGCTGGCATGAGCCTGAAGTTCCAAATCACATCGGTTCTGCCATCCCTCACCCTCTACGACAACATCCTCCTTGCCCTGCAGGGGCACTGCTCTCTTTTTGATCTTGTGTTCTCGCGCAGCCGCAGACAGCTGCACGACCAGGTCATGATGATGCTCACCCAGTTTCGTCTTGCCGATCGTGCGTTCGATGCAGCAGCAGCGCTATCCCATGGCCAGCAGCAATGGCTGGAGATTGCGATGGCGCTCGCGGGAAAACCCCGGCTCCTGCTGCTGGACGAGCCTACCGGAGGCATGAGCCTGGAGGAGCGTCGCGTCACTGGCGAACTGTTGCGACCAATAAAGGAGCACTGCTCCCTCGTTATCGTCGAGCACGATCTCGATTTCATCCGCGACATTTGCGACCGCCTCACCGTCCTCGACCAGGGCCGTGTGCTGGCGACAGGAAGCGTCGCTGAGATCCAGGCTGACAAAAGTGTCCAGGAGATCTATTTGCGCCGTGCTTGA
- the tnpB gene encoding IS66 family insertion sequence element accessory protein TnpB — MQLPGPTHHGQGACLFTKRLERGRFVWPSVAGEAVTISSAQMSYLLSGIDWRNPQETHRPTRVG, encoded by the coding sequence GTGCAACTCCCGGGGCCGACTCACCATGGCCAGGGAGCATGCCTGTTCACTAAGAGACTTGAGAGAGGAAGGTTCGTCTGGCCATCGGTTGCGGGCGAAGCGGTGACGATCTCATCGGCTCAGATGAGCTACCTGTTGTCCGGAATCGATTGGCGCAACCCTCAAGAAACTCATCGTCCGACGCGTGTCGGATAG
- a CDS encoding transposase, translating into MRVEVLGGLERRRRWSQDDKARIVEETLVPGAKVTEVARRNGVAASLVFTWRRQARTSEQVAPSFTPVQIAAVAASAEETAKLLPTVDGRVRSAAAARTGLIEIDLGNRRCIRVDAHVDPEALARVLDVLGRR; encoded by the coding sequence ATGCGGGTCGAAGTTTTGGGCGGGCTTGAGCGGCGGCGGCGTTGGTCGCAGGACGACAAGGCACGGATTGTCGAGGAGACGCTAGTACCGGGCGCGAAGGTAACTGAAGTCGCGCGGCGCAACGGAGTAGCGGCCAGCCTGGTGTTTACCTGGCGTCGACAAGCACGGACATCGGAACAAGTTGCACCATCTTTTACGCCGGTGCAGATCGCCGCCGTAGCGGCCTCGGCTGAAGAAACTGCGAAGCTTTTGCCTACGGTTGATGGCCGAGTTCGCTCGGCGGCAGCCGCACGTACTGGATTGATAGAGATCGATCTCGGCAACCGACGGTGCATCCGGGTGGATGCGCACGTCGATCCGGAGGCGCTGGCGCGGGTCCTCGATGTGCTTGGACGCCGATGA
- a CDS encoding branched-chain amino acid ABC transporter permease — MAEIAFAGQVSRARRVLLIIEGLVLIGALVLPVMLHDYLTVFATRVVILALFALSFDLVWGYAGIMSFGQALFFGSAGYGVALLARDLDITSILLVLPAGTLIGLVFALLLGGFLLLGRHPASMIFVSLGTLTGAYAADRLARGWYYLGGQNGIPSIPPMTLGSYELSEGSNFYYLALGLLVIVYVACRFLVRSQFGLALAGLRENEQRIAFFGYRTQHLKAIVFAIGGAIAGLSGSLYAFHEGFVWPNMIGVVVSTQVVLYVLFGGSGTLIGAVIGTAIVEGLSFWLSDNYRDIWPIILGVLLLLVILFRPLGLISLVLTERERVGSFAAKAQDKKRAQHHAAS, encoded by the coding sequence ATGGCTGAAATCGCCTTTGCAGGACAGGTCAGTCGTGCACGACGTGTCCTGCTCATCATCGAAGGACTAGTGCTGATTGGAGCACTAGTCCTTCCGGTGATGCTTCACGACTATCTTACGGTGTTTGCCACTCGCGTTGTGATCCTGGCGCTCTTCGCTCTCTCGTTCGATCTGGTCTGGGGCTATGCCGGAATCATGAGCTTTGGGCAGGCCCTCTTCTTCGGCTCCGCAGGCTACGGCGTTGCGCTGCTTGCGCGCGACCTCGATATCACCTCAATCCTTTTGGTACTGCCGGCGGGCACGCTGATTGGCCTCGTATTCGCGCTGCTACTTGGTGGGTTCCTCCTACTCGGACGGCATCCGGCCAGCATGATCTTCGTTTCGCTCGGTACGCTCACCGGTGCCTATGCGGCGGATCGCCTCGCGCGTGGCTGGTACTATCTCGGCGGCCAGAACGGCATTCCCTCGATTCCGCCGATGACGCTCGGCTCCTACGAATTATCGGAAGGGTCGAACTTTTACTATCTGGCACTAGGGCTTCTTGTCATCGTCTACGTTGCATGCCGTTTCCTGGTGCGCTCGCAGTTCGGTCTTGCACTCGCAGGCCTCCGCGAGAACGAGCAACGCATTGCCTTTTTCGGCTACCGGACACAGCATCTAAAAGCCATAGTGTTCGCGATCGGTGGCGCCATCGCAGGCCTGAGCGGCAGCCTCTATGCCTTCCACGAGGGTTTTGTGTGGCCCAATATGATTGGCGTTGTCGTCTCCACGCAAGTCGTGCTCTACGTTCTGTTCGGCGGTTCCGGCACGCTGATCGGTGCGGTGATCGGTACGGCGATTGTCGAAGGTCTCTCCTTCTGGCTGTCGGACAATTACCGCGATATCTGGCCGATCATCCTGGGCGTGCTCCTGCTCCTGGTAATCCTTTTTCGGCCGCTTGGGCTTATCAGCCTGGTGTTGACGGAGCGCGAGCGGGTAGGCAGTTTCGCCGCCAAAGCGCAAGACAAGAAGAGGGCGCAGCATCATGCCGCTTCTTGA
- a CDS encoding ABC transporter ATP-binding protein, translated as MLEQRFLDIRHLDAGYGRSQVLFDLSLDIPWRGGTAVLGRNGAGKTTLMKAIVGELPSWRGEVVFDGHDFNRLQTEQRVRAGIGYVPQEHSVFSRLSVRDNLAMGSLFNTDASAIDRVLAIFPKLGHRLDQAAGTLSGGERKMLAIGRALLGNPKLLLLDEPTEGVWIGVIEEITERLIELAKEIAVIIVEQHLDLALRVASKAYVLDRGRIALQGAAADIRTNPELLRYLAP; from the coding sequence GTGCTTGAACAACGCTTTCTCGACATAAGACATCTCGACGCCGGTTATGGTCGCAGCCAGGTGCTGTTTGACCTGAGCCTCGACATTCCGTGGCGTGGTGGTACCGCCGTGCTTGGGCGCAACGGTGCAGGCAAGACCACGCTTATGAAAGCTATCGTTGGCGAGCTACCAAGCTGGAGAGGCGAGGTAGTCTTCGATGGCCACGATTTCAATCGGCTCCAGACCGAGCAACGCGTGCGCGCCGGCATCGGCTATGTGCCGCAAGAGCACTCAGTGTTCTCACGCCTTTCAGTGCGGGATAATCTTGCAATGGGCTCCCTCTTCAACACCGACGCTTCGGCGATCGATCGGGTCCTGGCGATCTTTCCCAAGCTCGGCCACCGCCTGGACCAGGCGGCTGGTACGCTTTCTGGTGGCGAGCGTAAGATGTTAGCGATCGGGCGCGCCCTCCTGGGGAACCCAAAGCTGCTGCTGCTGGATGAGCCGACCGAGGGCGTCTGGATCGGCGTCATCGAAGAGATTACCGAACGTCTCATTGAACTCGCCAAGGAAATCGCGGTCATCATCGTCGAACAGCACCTCGATCTCGCGTTGCGCGTGGCGAGCAAGGCCTATGTCCTTGATCGCGGCCGTATCGCACTACAAGGCGCTGCAGCCGATATCCGCACGAATCCGGAACTTCTGCGCTACCTCGCGCCTTAA
- the ltrA gene encoding group II intron reverse transcriptase/maturase → MKAYKLVKANAGAAGVDKVSLEAFEKDFKGNLYKVWNRMSSGSYFPPAVRAVPIPKKNGGQRILGVPTVADRVAQTVVKLQIEQVLEKIFLPDSYGYRPGKAALDAVGITRQRCWKMDWVLEFDIKGLFDNISHQLLMKAVRKHVQDEWALLYIERWLTAPMQGKDGAITARDRGTPQGGVISPVLANLFLHYAFDIWMARNFPQSPWCRYADDGLVHCRTKAEAEAIKAALQARFRECELEMHPDKTKIVYCKDSNRPGSHASQSFDFLGFTFRPRRARNHQKKENFCTFSPAVSRAAMKSMRMTIRQLRLRLRSQTEIDAIALELNPVLRGWMQYYGRYGRSEMHNLYRYVDESLNRWARRKYKGLKNGKVRASTRLRLIRCRRPKLFAHWTMLGSASLLVESRMT, encoded by the coding sequence ATGAAGGCCTACAAACTGGTCAAAGCCAATGCGGGCGCGGCCGGCGTGGATAAGGTATCGCTCGAAGCTTTTGAGAAGGACTTCAAGGGCAACCTTTACAAGGTCTGGAATCGAATGTCTTCTGGCAGCTACTTTCCACCTGCCGTTCGGGCTGTCCCCATTCCCAAGAAGAACGGCGGACAACGCATTCTAGGCGTGCCGACAGTAGCAGATCGCGTGGCGCAGACGGTCGTCAAGCTTCAGATTGAACAAGTACTCGAGAAAATCTTCCTTCCCGATTCCTACGGCTACCGGCCCGGAAAAGCCGCGCTGGACGCCGTCGGCATCACCCGGCAACGGTGCTGGAAGATGGACTGGGTGCTGGAGTTCGACATCAAAGGCCTGTTCGACAATATCAGCCACCAGTTGCTTATGAAAGCCGTCAGGAAGCATGTGCAAGACGAATGGGCTCTGCTCTACATCGAACGCTGGCTAACAGCGCCGATGCAAGGCAAAGACGGAGCGATCACCGCTCGCGACCGGGGTACACCCCAAGGCGGCGTGATCAGTCCCGTCCTTGCCAATTTGTTCTTGCATTATGCGTTCGATATATGGATGGCGCGAAACTTCCCGCAGTCACCGTGGTGTCGATACGCGGACGACGGGCTCGTACATTGCCGAACCAAGGCTGAAGCGGAAGCCATCAAGGCGGCGCTGCAGGCGAGGTTCAGGGAATGCGAACTCGAAATGCATCCCGACAAGACCAAGATCGTCTACTGCAAAGATAGCAATCGCCCGGGTAGCCATGCCAGTCAGTCATTTGACTTTCTGGGATTTACCTTTCGACCGCGCAGGGCAAGAAACCATCAGAAGAAAGAAAACTTCTGTACGTTCTCGCCAGCGGTCAGCAGGGCGGCAATGAAGTCTATGCGGATGACGATCCGGCAGCTCCGGCTCAGGCTTCGCTCGCAGACGGAAATCGACGCAATCGCCTTGGAACTGAACCCCGTCCTTCGTGGATGGATGCAGTACTACGGCAGATATGGGCGGTCAGAAATGCATAACCTGTATCGATACGTCGACGAATCTCTAAACCGCTGGGCGCGACGCAAATACAAAGGGCTGAAGAATGGAAAAGTCAGGGCCTCCACCAGGCTCAGGCTGATCCGCTGCCGTAGGCCGAAGCTGTTCGCTCATTGGACGATGTTAGGTTCTGCTTCGTTACTTGTTGAGAGCCGTATGACGTGA
- a CDS encoding branched-chain amino acid ABC transporter permease, with translation MTSAFMAAFEILSFGAIIVLIVLGLGIIASMMGIFNFAQGEFVLLGAYITYLAYSHGLPVWLGMAAAPILVGLLGFVLEALIIRRFYAAPIVAMLGTYALGLIIRESVRGLIGGFYLTVPEPIGGSIDIATIHISAWRFTILVITALVMGGCFLLLSRTSFGLRVRATLENPALARASGVSTNFIYGTTFAFGAALAGLAGALIVPVFDLFADLGIRFLIQGFVAVMLGGVGSFMGPVAGAGIIGALSAALPWVIPPVLADVLVFLLAIVFIKCRPQGLIAQGGV, from the coding sequence ATGACTAGTGCATTCATGGCGGCATTCGAGATCCTGAGCTTCGGTGCGATTATCGTGTTGATCGTGCTTGGGCTAGGAATCATCGCGAGCATGATGGGCATCTTCAACTTTGCCCAGGGTGAGTTCGTCCTGCTCGGCGCTTATATTACTTATCTCGCCTATAGTCATGGTCTCCCGGTTTGGCTCGGTATGGCGGCGGCACCGATCTTAGTCGGATTGCTGGGTTTCGTACTCGAAGCGCTCATCATCCGCCGCTTCTATGCCGCACCGATCGTTGCAATGCTCGGCACCTATGCGCTCGGTCTTATCATCCGGGAGTCTGTGCGGGGCCTAATTGGCGGGTTTTATCTGACGGTTCCGGAGCCTATCGGTGGATCCATAGATATCGCCACGATACACATCTCAGCTTGGCGCTTTACGATTCTCGTGATCACGGCTTTGGTGATGGGGGGCTGCTTTCTGCTCCTGTCCCGCACAAGCTTCGGCTTGCGCGTTCGGGCGACCCTGGAAAATCCGGCGCTAGCGCGCGCCTCCGGGGTTTCGACGAATTTCATCTATGGCACCACCTTTGCCTTCGGCGCAGCTTTGGCCGGGCTCGCCGGGGCGCTTATCGTGCCGGTGTTCGATCTGTTTGCAGATCTCGGAATTCGCTTTCTGATCCAGGGATTTGTCGCCGTCATGCTTGGCGGTGTCGGCTCCTTTATGGGCCCAGTGGCAGGAGCCGGTATCATCGGCGCTCTCAGCGCGGCGCTGCCCTGGGTTATCCCTCCGGTCCTCGCCGATGTGCTCGTCTTCTTGCTTGCCATTGTTTTCATCAAGTGTCGGCCGCAAGGCCTCATCGCGCAAGGGGGAGTGTAG
- a CDS encoding substrate-binding protein has product MAVDRLNFTRRRFLSNFAFTAGAIATGASSWVIRPDWANAAEGPIKVGIAIDLTGPIGFAGKADANVAKMVIKEINNSGGLLGRPIELYIEDTASNESVAVGNVRKLIQRDKVDMVLGGLASSMRNAIKDVIVSRGKTLYIYPQFYEGGECTPYLFCSGATPAQQCDTFIPWLIKNGGKRFALPGSNYIWPRNLNAYARKLIEANGGEVVFEEYYPLDQVDFSATVHAIMSNKADTVFNTVIPPGVGPLFKQLYEAGYLKNGGRLAAVNEDENYLSLHPVNEMEGLASCLDYYKAVAKDDPVSARIQAAYDKDYPGDSLFAASSAAPSTYRGLKLWEAAVKEAGKVDRESVAATLDHAKIAEGPGGPAEMVPGKRHCKMNMYTAVCKSGVFQVVQRSNGLVDPGQC; this is encoded by the coding sequence ATGGCTGTTGATCGACTCAATTTCACACGCCGTCGTTTCCTTTCGAACTTTGCCTTCACGGCCGGTGCAATCGCCACAGGAGCGAGTAGCTGGGTGATCCGTCCCGACTGGGCCAATGCGGCCGAAGGTCCCATCAAGGTCGGCATCGCGATCGATCTGACCGGCCCGATCGGCTTTGCCGGAAAGGCGGATGCCAACGTCGCCAAAATGGTCATCAAGGAGATCAACAATTCAGGTGGTCTTTTGGGCCGGCCGATCGAGCTGTACATCGAAGACACCGCCTCCAATGAATCGGTCGCTGTAGGCAACGTGCGCAAGCTGATCCAGCGGGACAAGGTGGACATGGTCCTAGGCGGCCTCGCGAGCTCAATGCGCAATGCGATCAAGGATGTGATCGTTTCTCGGGGCAAGACGCTCTATATCTATCCGCAATTTTATGAAGGGGGGGAATGCACGCCATACCTGTTCTGCAGCGGCGCCACACCGGCGCAGCAATGCGACACATTTATCCCGTGGCTGATCAAGAACGGCGGCAAGAGATTTGCCCTTCCAGGTTCCAACTACATTTGGCCGCGTAACCTGAATGCATATGCTCGCAAGTTAATCGAAGCCAATGGCGGCGAGGTCGTGTTCGAGGAGTATTATCCTTTAGACCAAGTGGATTTCTCCGCCACTGTCCACGCGATCATGTCCAACAAGGCCGACACCGTCTTTAACACCGTTATTCCACCCGGCGTCGGTCCTTTGTTCAAACAGCTCTATGAAGCGGGCTATCTGAAGAACGGCGGACGGCTTGCTGCCGTCAACGAGGACGAGAATTATCTCAGCCTCCATCCGGTCAATGAGATGGAAGGGCTTGCGAGTTGTCTCGATTATTACAAAGCCGTCGCCAAAGATGACCCGGTCTCCGCCAGAATTCAGGCTGCCTATGATAAGGACTATCCAGGCGATTCTCTATTTGCCGCGAGCAGTGCCGCTCCCAGTACATATCGCGGGCTGAAACTTTGGGAAGCTGCCGTCAAAGAGGCCGGAAAGGTCGATCGCGAGTCGGTTGCTGCGACGCTCGATCACGCAAAGATCGCGGAGGGTCCGGGCGGCCCCGCCGAGATGGTGCCGGGCAAGCGGCACTGTAAGATGAACATGTACACGGCCGTGTGCAAGAGCGGGGTTTTTCAAGTCGTGCAACGCAGCAATGGGCTTGTCGATCCCGGGCAATGTTGA